From a region of the Patescibacteria group bacterium genome:
- a CDS encoding peptidoglycan-binding protein, with amino-acid sequence MSKKFFSFLQNNWPGLTILSLTILFGAFSAVLFSNQAIVMAVEEPTPSPTPMGSIRAFKYFDANDNQSYDNDDRPVPGWEICVEEYDCGYTGEDGWVLFEGIPVGEYSVWEEERDGWYNTTDNEVYIDYLEEGETEEVSFGNRPYLATIEAYKFNDKNGNGEWDKGEDPLSGWEICLGVDSFNHEYAEDTWLFLYGDTEEVCKTTNENGYASWLVSQYVAYYYLWEETQEGWFQTFPYYGNGYYVEVEGDVYYYDGYDEEEFEAAYFGNTQPAIYAFKFWDKDGNGEQDEYWTGEWYFDGEEWDKIYQEEPPIPGWQICLVNEDDIDWEELINIYETQYGHHPREDFDSEIAFIYFMAANGHLEADCRLTDEQGWSSWTGLASGNYLVLEERRENWLPTNPEDGYAEAWINEENYSETIYFGNSLPSIYVFKFWDKNQNGERDLVWYEEDDEEWAELEPALPGWEICLYSEEDELVSCQTTDETGWVSWSGLEPGGYAVSEQNELERRQVWYPTNSEDGVLWIGLDWGEFTQMIELGNDTGIITAKKYFGEEDWSVYGWEICLSRWDSDKDDWLLLGCKDTDISGIAQWTELAEGEYRITEEERDGWEIWEDPEQYVELNWGDEDTVYFYNWIYDQTPPESSFDDPMDHEVIDTEIVSLNLSGSSVDPLMPVDDELGASGVRSAELRWWQLEEPEEFENYPAESFFDVFYELSCSPGEIEPEIVALNLTSVDPNTALWNYSWTPPSPGIYCFETSATDNAGNTENTAIAGPLAYIPRVEISEESSSPTDTSIIVRWETDHPATSRVIYDTVSHETLTEWPNYGYAFSTPEIDIDSKVTSHLVTVDGLAPDTTYYYRTVSVGSPVSVGDEQTTTTTGPAPNTGSGSGGGGGGGTPFTPPPTPPAPPTPTGGGTGGQVLGAATTTFQFLNNLSFGMSLAPDVAELQKRLQAEGLFDGPITGYFGPLTLSAVKAYQQKYGISPISGYVGPITRGHLNGGVVAGVSVMDEAARQALIQQLLAQLLQLFAELQRLLAERMNQ; translated from the coding sequence TGGCCTGGTTTAACAATTTTATCTCTAACTATTTTGTTCGGCGCTTTTAGCGCTGTTTTGTTTTCTAATCAGGCGATAGTTATGGCGGTGGAGGAACCAACGCCATCACCAACACCGATGGGTTCGATTCGCGCTTTTAAATACTTCGATGCCAACGATAATCAATCTTATGATAATGACGACCGGCCTGTTCCTGGTTGGGAAATCTGTGTTGAGGAATATGACTGCGGCTATACCGGAGAAGACGGCTGGGTTTTGTTTGAGGGAATCCCGGTTGGAGAATATTCTGTCTGGGAAGAAGAACGGGATGGCTGGTATAACACCACTGATAATGAAGTATATATTGACTACTTAGAAGAAGGCGAAACAGAAGAAGTAAGTTTTGGCAATCGTCCTTATTTAGCCACAATTGAAGCGTATAAATTCAATGACAAAAACGGCAATGGCGAATGGGATAAAGGCGAAGACCCACTTTCTGGCTGGGAGATCTGCCTTGGAGTTGATTCGTTTAATCATGAATACGCTGAAGATACTTGGCTTTTCTTATATGGCGATACTGAAGAGGTCTGTAAAACCACAAATGAAAACGGCTATGCTTCTTGGCTAGTTTCACAATACGTAGCCTATTATTATCTTTGGGAAGAGACCCAGGAAGGCTGGTTCCAGACTTTTCCTTATTATGGCAATGGTTATTATGTTGAGGTAGAAGGGGATGTCTATTATTACGATGGTTATGACGAAGAGGAGTTTGAAGCCGCTTATTTTGGCAACACTCAACCAGCAATCTATGCGTTTAAATTCTGGGATAAAGACGGCAATGGCGAACAAGATGAGTATTGGACCGGCGAATGGTATTTTGATGGCGAGGAATGGGATAAAATTTATCAAGAAGAGCCGCCGATTCCCGGCTGGCAGATCTGCTTGGTTAATGAAGATGATATTGATTGGGAAGAACTAATAAATATTTACGAAACTCAGTATGGTCATCATCCTCGAGAAGATTTTGATTCAGAGATTGCCTTTATCTATTTTATGGCTGCTAACGGCCATCTGGAAGCTGATTGTCGCTTGACTGATGAACAAGGTTGGAGTTCATGGACAGGACTTGCTAGTGGAAACTATCTGGTCTTAGAAGAAAGACGGGAGAACTGGCTTCCCACTAATCCTGAAGACGGTTATGCAGAAGCATGGATTAATGAAGAAAATTATTCCGAAACAATTTATTTCGGCAATAGTTTGCCAAGTATTTATGTATTCAAATTTTGGGACAAAAACCAGAATGGCGAACGCGATTTGGTTTGGTACGAAGAAGATGATGAAGAATGGGCCGAGCTTGAGCCGGCTCTTCCGGGCTGGGAAATCTGCCTTTACTCTGAAGAAGACGAACTGGTTTCCTGTCAGACCACTGATGAAACTGGCTGGGTTTCTTGGTCTGGTTTAGAACCCGGAGGTTATGCAGTTTCAGAACAAAATGAGCTTGAAAGACGTCAAGTTTGGTATCCAACTAATTCAGAAGATGGTGTTTTGTGGATAGGACTTGACTGGGGAGAATTTACTCAAATGATTGAACTTGGCAATGACACCGGCATAATCACAGCGAAAAAATACTTTGGCGAGGAAGATTGGAGTGTTTATGGCTGGGAAATCTGCCTTTCTCGCTGGGACTCGGACAAAGATGACTGGCTGCTTCTTGGATGTAAAGATACAGATATAAGCGGCATCGCTCAATGGACCGAACTTGCAGAAGGCGAATATCGTATTACTGAAGAAGAACGTGACGGCTGGGAAATCTGGGAAGATCCCGAACAATATGTTGAATTGAATTGGGGCGATGAAGACACGGTTTATTTTTATAACTGGATTTATGACCAGACCCCGCCCGAATCTTCGTTTGACGACCCGATGGATCACGAAGTTATAGATACTGAAATTGTTAGCTTAAATCTTTCTGGTAGTTCAGTTGACCCACTTATGCCTGTTGATGATGAGCTGGGGGCTTCTGGGGTTAGAAGCGCTGAACTGCGCTGGTGGCAATTAGAAGAACCTGAAGAATTTGAAAATTATCCCGCAGAAAGCTTTTTTGATGTTTTTTATGAATTAAGCTGTTCGCCTGGAGAGATTGAGCCGGAAATTGTTGCTTTGAATCTGACCAGCGTTGATCCAAATACAGCTTTATGGAATTATTCCTGGACTCCGCCTTCACCAGGCATTTATTGCTTTGAAACCAGCGCCACAGACAACGCTGGCAACACAGAAAACACTGCTATTGCCGGGCCGCTTGCTTATATTCCTAGGGTGGAAATTTCTGAAGAATCTTCAAGCCCAACTGATACCAGCATTATTGTCAGATGGGAAACCGACCATCCGGCAACAAGCCGAGTCATTTACGACACGGTTTCTCACGAAACGTTAACCGAATGGCCAAATTACGGTTATGCGTTTTCCACCCCTGAAATCGACATTGATTCAAAAGTTACTTCACATTTGGTCACTGTTGACGGCTTAGCCCCGGACACGACTTATTATTACCGGACAGTTTCTGTTGGTTCACCGGTATCAGTTGGTGATGAGCAAACCACTACCACCACTGGCCCGGCGCCAAATACAGGTTCTGGAAGCGGCGGTGGCGGTGGCGGTGGGACTCCATTTACTCCGCCCCCAACACCCCCGGCGCCGCCAACACCGACTGGCGGCGGCACTGGCGGGCAAGTTCTGGGCGCGGCCACAACCACTTTCCAATTCTTGAATAATTTAAGCTTTGGCATGAGCCTGGCTCCCGATGTGGCAGAACTGCAAAAACGTTTGCAAGCAGAGGGATTGTTTGACGGACCGATCACTGGATATTTTGGCCCCTTAACATTGTCCGCTGTTAAAGCTTATCAGCAAAAATACGGCATCAGCCCGATTAGCGGTTATGTTGGCCCAATCACGCGCGGCCACTTAAATGGCGGAGTTGTTGCCGGAGTAAGCGTAATGGATGAAGCAGCTCGGCAAGCGTTAATTCAACAGCTGTTAGCCCAACTGCTCCAGCTGTTTGCTGAATTACAGCGCCTGCTGGCAGAAAGAATGAATCAGTAA